A genomic segment from Salvia splendens isolate huo1 chromosome 13, SspV2, whole genome shotgun sequence encodes:
- the LOC121763088 gene encoding uncharacterized protein LOC121763088, producing MYPPSTTTAPPLSSVNPALPTHFSHQYHTLFSQRHTFPLIFNPKKSPFNRGLQLRLVLGPAFASISGYPYEESESSAYDPELRRVLELASDSELYELERILFGRSFFSPLLKSVLKRDEIDHFMTGEDPDEREDYISMLESRFFFLAADARSTLRGWRPSYRSVLLGVRKKLKVPCSAKLSAEDLEVEIFLHLLHEYSSKEQENFSSSKVSSKNDGPNSLEQGLSSWKVQKLAALGIGATDIRSIILKGGGMLTLEKLLELLGGNVSVEAAKYTMKKELIRKGGQLAAINLESGVAFLAARQGLKAAAARYLGLRSITQLFGPLMWGTLLADVFIQMLGTDYARILRAIYAIAQIRIYRSTHDKS from the exons ATGTATCCGCCGTCGACTACCACAGCGCCACCGCTCTCTTCGGTGAACCCCGCCCTCCCAACCCACTTCTCCCACCAATACCACACACTTTTCTCCCAGCGTCACACTTTTCCA CTGATTTTCAACCCCAAAAAGAGTCCTTTTAATCGTGGCCTGCAATTGAGGCTCGTGTTAGGGCCCGCTTTTGCTTCAATTTCGGGATATCCATATG AGGAAAGTGAAAGCAGCGCCTATGATCCAGAGCTACGGAGAGTGCTTGAGCTCGCGTCTGATTCTGAATTATATGAACTTGAAAGGATTTTATTTGGGCGAAG TTTCTTCAGTCCACTGTTGAAGTCAGTTTTGAAAAGGGATGAAATTGACCATTTTATGACCGGAGAAGATCCGGATGAGAGGGAAGATTATATCTCGATGCTTGAATCTCGATTTTTCTTTCTCGCTGCTGATGCACGGTCAACATTGAG GGGCTGGAGGCCGTCGTATAGAAGTGTATTGCTTGGAGTAAGGAAAAAGTTAAAAGTTCCTTGTTCAGCTAAATTATCGGCTGAAGATCTAGAAGTCGAGATTTTCCTTCATCTCTTACATGAATATTCGAG TAAAGAACAAGAAAACTTTTCAAGCTCAAAAGTAAGCTCAAAAAATGATGGGCCTAACTCTCTCGAGCAAGGACTCAGCAGCTGGAAGGTGCAGAAACTTGCAGCTCTTGGGATTGGAGCAACAGATATCCGCTCAATTATATTAAAG GGTGGTGGGATGCTTACATTGGAGAAACTGTTGGAATTG TTAGGAGGGAATGTTTCGGTGGAAGCTGCCAAATATACGATGAAGAAAGAATTAATCAGAAAG GGTGGGCAGTTGGCGGCTATCAACTTGGAATCTGGAGTGGCCTTTCTTGCTGCTAGACAG GGTCTAAAAGCTGCTGCGGCTCGGTATTTGGGGCTCAGGAGTATAACACAGTTATTTGGCCCACT CATGTGGGGTACCCTGTTGGCGGATGTTTTCATTCAAATGCTCGGAACTGATTATGCACGGATCTTGCGAGCCATATACGCAATAGCTCAG ATTCGGATA
- the LOC121762531 gene encoding probable arabinose 5-phosphate isomerase, which yields MGSLSLSFTDPQHQEMNISSQKLDKTHLFNLFKCQQNYLNHFFQNLDISQTLAFTEALLKAEGTIFFSGVGKSGFVAQKISQTLVSLGIKSGFLSPVDALHGDIGILSAEDLLVLFSKSGNSEELLKLAPCARAKGVYLISVTSVAPNGLTRMCDLNVHLPLERELCPFDLAPVTSTAIQMVFGDTVAIALMGARNLSKEEYASNHPAGRIGKCLIFKVKDVMKKKDELPVCREQDLIMDLLVELTSKGCGCLLVINDDYHLLGTFTDGDLRRTLKASGEGIFKLTVGEMCNRNPRTIGPEAMAVEAMQKMESPPSPVQFLPVINDENVVIGIVTLHGLVSAGL from the exons ATGGggtctctttctctctctttcaccGACCCCCAACATCAAGAAATGAACATATCTTCCCAGAAATTAGACAAAACCCATTTGTTCAATCTCTTCAAATGCCAGCAAAATTACCTCAACCATTTCTTCCAGAATCTCGACATCTCCCAAACCCTAGCCTTCACGGAGGCTCTATTGAAGGCCGAGGGCACCATCTTCTTCTCCGGCGTCGGGAAATCGGGCTTCGTGGCGCAGAAGATCTCGCAGACGCTGGTCTCGCTCGGCATCAAATCGGGGTTCCTGTCGCCCGTCGACGCGCTCCACGGCGACATCGGCATTCTGTCGGCGGAGGATCTGCTGGTGCTGTTCAGCAAGAGCGGGAATTCGGAGGAGCTGCTGAAGCTGGCGCCGTGCGCGAGGGCGAAGGGGGTTTATCTGATCTCGGTGACGTCGGTGGCGCCGAATGGGCTGACGCGGATGTGCGATTTGAACGTGCATTTACCCCTGGAGAGGGAATTGTGCCCCTTCGATCTGGCGCCGGTAACGTCGACGGCGATCCAGATGGTTTTTGGGGATACGGTGGCGATTGCGCTTATGGGGGCGAGGAATTTGAGCAAGGAGGAGTACGCGTCGAATCATCCTGCTGGGAGGATTgggaagtgcttgatttttaag GTGAAGGATGttatgaagaagaaagacgagCTTCCAGTGTGCAGGGAGCAAGATCTGATCATGGATCTGCTCGTAGAGCTGACCAGTAAAGGTTGCGGATGCCTTCTTGTGATAAACGACGATTACCATCTGCTCGGTACTTTCACTGATGGTGACTTGCGACGCACATTGAAAGCCAGTGGCGAGGGGATCTTCAAGCTCACTGTGGGAGAGATGTGTAACAG GAACCCGAGGACCATTGGCCCCGAAGCCATGGCTGTGGAGGCAATGCAGAAGATGGAGTCTCCTCCGTCACCAGTGCAGTTCTTGCCTGTCATTAATGATGAAAACGTCGTGATTGGTATCGTCACGTTGCATGGGTTGGTCTCTGCTGGCCTGTGA